In one Prosthecochloris aestuarii DSM 271 genomic region, the following are encoded:
- the fusA gene encoding elongation factor G, whose translation MQAVQPDQLRNIVITGHSGSGKTMLAESFALSMKVINRLGSIEDGSTLSDYAEDEIARQHSLNTSLINGEWNGNKINIIDVPGLLDFHGDVKSAMRVADTILITVNSATGLEVGTDMVWEYTREYYKPTIFVLTKLDADRTDFEQTIEDLKKQYGHLVTPIQFPAEEGLGHHIIIDVLLMKQLEFSPDKPGTMTISEIPDLYRKKAEELHHNLVEAVAETDEELMNKYFEIGTLSEDELRAGIKSSLLTRTFFPVFCTSPLHLIGSERLLNAIVNICPSPIERGPEHAYCSTENHDTLIEPDPEGRTIAFIFKTLSEPRLGEISYLRVYSGHIETGHELIDAQTGQLEKIGQVYTMAGEKKIPVDKLVAGDIGMVVKLKDAHTNDTLADKGTDCRISPIIFPEPVYATAIAPVAQGDEEKISSGLHHLHEEDPSFSIEHEPEFNQTILKTLGETHLDIIINRLEKKFNVSVQRLPVKISYRETIRVSANAQGKYKKQSGGRGQYGDVWIRIDPAERETGFAFASEVVGGVVPTRYLPAVEKGLRETASEGILCGFPIVDIKAVVYDGSYHPVDSSEFAFKIASSMAFKSAFDKAKPMLLEPYCTLRVLAPEQYTGEIVGEISVKRGKIVGMDADGRFQTINALIPQASLHDFHTRLVRLTQSRARYSYAFSHYEEVPQEIMQQLMKEYEK comes from the coding sequence ATGCAAGCCGTTCAACCTGATCAACTTCGCAACATCGTCATTACCGGCCATTCAGGTTCAGGTAAAACAATGCTCGCCGAATCATTTGCGTTGTCAATGAAGGTCATCAACCGTCTGGGCAGTATTGAGGATGGTTCGACATTATCAGATTACGCGGAAGATGAAATTGCGCGACAACACAGTCTGAACACAAGCTTGATCAACGGCGAGTGGAACGGCAACAAAATCAACATCATCGACGTACCCGGCCTGCTTGACTTTCACGGTGATGTCAAGTCTGCAATGCGCGTGGCAGATACCATCCTCATTACGGTCAACTCGGCAACAGGACTTGAAGTCGGAACAGACATGGTATGGGAGTATACACGCGAATACTATAAGCCGACAATATTTGTGCTCACCAAACTCGATGCAGACAGAACAGACTTCGAGCAGACTATAGAGGATCTGAAAAAACAGTACGGTCATCTTGTTACCCCTATACAATTTCCGGCTGAAGAAGGTCTCGGTCATCATATCATCATCGACGTCCTCCTGATGAAACAGCTTGAATTCAGTCCTGACAAACCCGGGACCATGACGATCAGTGAGATTCCTGACCTTTACCGCAAAAAAGCTGAAGAGCTTCATCACAACCTTGTCGAAGCGGTCGCAGAAACCGATGAGGAACTGATGAACAAGTATTTTGAAATTGGAACCCTCAGCGAAGATGAATTGCGTGCCGGCATAAAGTCGTCCCTCCTGACAAGAACCTTTTTCCCTGTTTTCTGTACCTCCCCGCTCCACCTTATAGGATCCGAACGTCTGCTCAACGCCATTGTCAACATTTGCCCGTCCCCTATCGAACGCGGCCCTGAACATGCATACTGCAGCACTGAAAACCATGATACGCTGATCGAACCCGATCCGGAAGGCAGAACGATAGCATTTATATTCAAAACGCTTTCAGAACCGCGCCTTGGCGAAATCTCCTATCTCAGAGTCTACTCGGGCCATATTGAAACAGGACATGAGCTTATTGACGCACAGACAGGACAGCTTGAGAAAATCGGCCAGGTCTATACCATGGCCGGTGAGAAAAAAATTCCTGTAGACAAGCTGGTTGCCGGAGACATCGGCATGGTTGTCAAGCTGAAGGATGCCCACACGAATGACACCCTGGCAGACAAAGGCACGGACTGCCGGATCAGTCCGATCATCTTTCCTGAACCGGTCTATGCAACCGCAATCGCACCAGTAGCTCAGGGGGATGAGGAAAAAATTTCCAGCGGTCTGCATCATCTTCATGAGGAAGACCCGAGCTTCAGTATCGAGCATGAACCGGAGTTCAATCAGACGATCCTGAAAACTCTCGGCGAAACTCATCTGGACATTATCATCAACAGGCTCGAAAAAAAGTTTAACGTATCCGTGCAACGGCTTCCGGTAAAAATATCCTACAGGGAAACCATAAGGGTCAGCGCAAATGCACAGGGAAAATACAAAAAACAATCAGGGGGCCGTGGACAGTATGGCGACGTATGGATCCGAATTGATCCGGCAGAGCGTGAGACAGGATTTGCGTTTGCAAGTGAAGTTGTCGGCGGAGTCGTCCCGACCCGATACCTCCCTGCTGTAGAAAAGGGCCTTCGCGAAACAGCGTCTGAAGGAATACTCTGCGGATTCCCGATTGTCGATATCAAAGCAGTCGTCTACGATGGCTCCTATCACCCGGTTGACAGCTCTGAATTCGCCTTCAAGATCGCATCAAGCATGGCATTTAAATCAGCGTTCGACAAAGCCAAGCCGATGCTGCTCGAGCCCTACTGCACGCTTCGCGTTCTTGCTCCTGAACAGTATACCGGTGAAATCGTCGGAGAAATATCGGTGAAGCGCGGTAAAATTGTCGGGATGGACGCCGATGGGAGATTTCAGACAATCAATGCGCTGATTCCCCAGGCATCACTGCACGATTTCCATACCCGTCTGGTAAGACTGACACAAAGCAGAGCTCGCTACAGTTATGCATTCAGCCACTACGAGGAAGTGCCGCAGGAAATAATGCAGCAGCTCATGAAGGAATACGAAAAATAA
- the eno gene encoding phosphopyruvate hydratase yields MPLITNVIARQILDSRGNPTVEVDVLTESSFGRAAVPSGASTGIHEAVELRDGDREVYLGKGVLKAVENVNTVINDALEGMLVTEQTEIDKLLLSLDGTPNKSKLGANALLGVSLACAKAAAEYSGLPLFRYIGGTLANTLPVPMMNVLNGGAHADNNVDFQEFMIMPIGFSSYSDALRCGAEVFHALKALLKSKGLSTAVGDEGGFAPDLASNEEAIELVIEAVGKAGYKAGSPTNAGGLGDAHVMIALDPASSEFYDTDKKKYIFKKSSGQELDSAEMASYWENWAGKYPIISIEDGMAEDDWEGWKILTDKIGSRVQLVGDDLFVTNSIRLADGIERKVGNSILIKVNQIGTLTETLQAIDLAKRNGYTSVISHRSGETEDSTIAQIAVATNAGQIKTGSLSRSDRMAKYNELLRIEEELGDEACYPGIRAFRV; encoded by the coding sequence ATGCCATTAATTACCAATGTTATCGCGCGCCAGATCCTTGATTCGAGGGGAAACCCGACTGTCGAGGTTGATGTGTTGACGGAAAGCTCTTTCGGCCGCGCAGCTGTACCGAGTGGTGCTTCTACCGGTATACATGAAGCCGTCGAGTTACGTGATGGCGATAGGGAGGTATACCTCGGCAAGGGTGTTTTGAAGGCTGTTGAAAATGTCAATACGGTTATAAACGATGCTCTGGAAGGCATGCTGGTGACCGAGCAGACAGAGATTGATAAGCTGCTTCTTTCCCTTGACGGGACACCTAATAAGTCCAAGCTGGGCGCTAACGCCCTGCTTGGGGTTTCTCTGGCTTGTGCGAAGGCTGCTGCGGAGTATTCCGGACTTCCGTTATTCCGTTACATCGGAGGGACGCTGGCAAATACGCTTCCGGTTCCAATGATGAATGTGCTCAACGGGGGAGCCCATGCAGACAATAATGTCGATTTTCAGGAGTTCATGATCATGCCGATAGGCTTTTCCTCCTATTCTGATGCATTGCGGTGTGGCGCTGAGGTTTTTCATGCCTTGAAGGCTCTGCTTAAAAGCAAGGGATTGAGTACGGCAGTTGGTGATGAAGGTGGTTTTGCTCCGGATCTTGCCTCTAACGAGGAGGCTATCGAGCTTGTTATCGAAGCTGTCGGTAAAGCCGGTTACAAGGCTGGTTCTCCAACCAATGCCGGAGGTCTTGGCGATGCACATGTTATGATAGCGCTTGATCCTGCCAGTTCCGAGTTCTATGATACCGACAAGAAGAAGTACATCTTTAAAAAATCGTCAGGGCAGGAACTTGATTCGGCAGAGATGGCATCATACTGGGAGAACTGGGCAGGAAAATATCCGATTATTTCCATTGAAGACGGCATGGCGGAGGATGACTGGGAAGGCTGGAAAATACTGACCGATAAAATCGGATCGCGTGTCCAGCTCGTTGGGGATGATCTGTTCGTTACCAACAGCATTCGTCTGGCTGATGGAATTGAGCGCAAGGTTGGCAATTCCATCCTGATCAAGGTTAATCAGATCGGTACGCTGACAGAAACTCTTCAGGCTATTGATCTTGCAAAACGCAACGGTTATACTTCTGTTATCAGCCATCGCAGCGGAGAAACAGAGGACAGTACAATTGCGCAGATAGCGGTGGCAACTAATGCCGGCCAGATCAAAACAGGCAGTCTGTCGCGATCTGACCGAATGGCCAAATATAATGAGCTGCTTCGTATCGAGGAGGAGCTCGGCGATGAAGCCTGCTATCCGGGCATCAGGGCTTTCAGGGTCTGA
- a CDS encoding FtsB family cell division protein, with product MKPAIRASGLSGSEAARKGTSKEVPFLFILKQKKLSGKTLSFCGCWSGERLFSTFLRSSVADLFLCVQLLPGKEIAFELYIQTMTEGGIMKEVLRRLVADIFTYIWSNPKKIFILAVIGVLLVWGVLGDYGIIARLRMEADHRALEARQELEEKTIVENREKIRKVNQPDAVEQIAREKYNFRKDGETLFIIREK from the coding sequence ATGAAGCCTGCTATCCGGGCATCAGGGCTTTCAGGGTCTGAAGCTGCAAGAAAAGGAACCTCGAAAGAGGTTCCTTTTTTGTTCATACTCAAGCAGAAGAAATTGTCAGGAAAAACGCTATCTTTTTGCGGTTGTTGGTCCGGGGAGCGTTTGTTTTCAACCTTCCTCCGGAGCAGCGTCGCAGATCTTTTCCTTTGCGTGCAGCTATTGCCCGGAAAAGAGATTGCATTCGAGCTCTATATCCAGACTATGACAGAGGGCGGTATCATGAAAGAGGTGCTCCGGCGGTTGGTCGCCGATATATTTACCTACATCTGGTCAAATCCGAAGAAGATTTTCATTCTTGCTGTCATCGGCGTGTTATTGGTATGGGGGGTATTGGGTGATTATGGCATTATAGCCCGTCTGCGCATGGAAGCCGATCACCGGGCACTTGAGGCCAGACAGGAGCTTGAAGAAAAGACCATTGTCGAGAACCGCGAAAAAATCCGGAAGGTCAACCAGCCTGATGCCGTGGAGCAAATTGCCCGGGAGAAATACAATTTCCGCAAAGATGGCGAGACCTTGTTTATTATTCGAGAAAAGTAG
- the ispG gene encoding (E)-4-hydroxy-3-methylbut-2-enyl-diphosphate synthase: protein MYQYHRRLTREVGFGNISLGGYQPIRVESMTTTHTMDTAASVEQCRRLYEAGCEIIRLTVPTEKDAENLKYIREQLRRDGIETPLVADIHFSRKAAMKAVEYVDNIRINPGNYANRKKFSNPEYSDADFQAELEKVRDEFIPLIAKAREFGVSMRIGTNHGSLSDRIVSRYGNTPEGMVEAALEFARICESEGYEEILFSMKSSNVRVMIEAYRMLVVKSDAQLRNAYPLHLGVTEAGDGDEGRIKSSMGIGALLEEGLGDTIRVSLTEDPVNEVPVGFALVKKYNDCQLVRGERGHAAINRVIASEKGSGSAELPPFDPFSYQRRSSSMVAFGSCEAGGDALPLVESMARHSPAEDGELLKELRSRLAVDRPDRTVKSEFVTVRVTTEDEVRLLGAQLCQLGDDARRVGAATTDPFLAHMLLDHVAKVRLDIVEGEQIDRQWLNALDDHHAALEFCFIHELASAKVPGEVLAHIARAMAGRGVRRMMFSIESAEAVYAYRRLLQRFSASGIDAPVIIRYRGDDADRLSTLIESSIQTGSLFCDGIGDMIALETGLEADDELALAFNILQAARVRMSKTEFISCPGCGRTYFELEKTAGMIKSKMAHLKGLKIGIMGCIVNGPGEMADADFGYVGAGKGRVCLYVGKECVAPNIPERDAVEKLIDLVKSRGRWVDPV from the coding sequence ATGTATCAGTATCACCGGAGATTGACCCGCGAGGTCGGTTTCGGCAACATAAGCCTTGGAGGCTATCAGCCGATACGGGTTGAGTCGATGACGACCACCCATACCATGGATACGGCCGCATCGGTCGAACAGTGCCGACGTCTCTACGAGGCAGGTTGTGAAATCATCCGACTGACAGTTCCAACTGAGAAAGATGCTGAGAACCTGAAATACATCAGGGAGCAGCTCCGGCGTGATGGTATCGAAACGCCTCTGGTAGCAGATATTCATTTTTCCCGTAAGGCAGCAATGAAAGCTGTCGAGTATGTCGATAATATCAGAATTAATCCGGGTAATTACGCTAACCGTAAAAAATTTTCGAATCCCGAATACAGTGATGCTGATTTTCAGGCCGAGCTTGAAAAGGTGCGCGATGAATTTATTCCGCTTATTGCCAAAGCGCGGGAGTTCGGCGTTTCGATGCGAATCGGGACTAATCACGGTTCTCTGTCCGACAGAATTGTCAGCCGGTACGGTAATACGCCTGAAGGCATGGTCGAAGCTGCGCTTGAGTTTGCCCGGATCTGCGAGAGCGAGGGGTATGAAGAGATCCTTTTTTCTATGAAATCATCCAATGTCCGGGTGATGATAGAGGCGTATCGTATGCTGGTGGTCAAATCGGATGCGCAATTACGCAATGCGTATCCATTGCACCTCGGCGTGACGGAAGCAGGCGATGGTGATGAGGGACGCATTAAATCGTCAATGGGGATCGGGGCTCTTCTGGAGGAGGGGCTTGGTGATACCATCAGGGTTTCTCTGACCGAAGACCCTGTTAATGAAGTCCCTGTCGGGTTTGCTCTTGTTAAAAAGTATAATGATTGTCAGCTGGTCCGTGGTGAACGGGGACATGCGGCAATCAACAGGGTTATTGCCAGTGAGAAGGGAAGCGGTTCGGCTGAACTCCCACCTTTCGATCCTTTCAGTTACCAGAGGCGTTCTTCATCCATGGTTGCCTTTGGATCCTGTGAAGCTGGAGGTGATGCTCTGCCTCTTGTCGAGTCGATGGCCCGTCATAGCCCTGCCGAAGATGGCGAGCTGCTCAAAGAGCTTCGTTCCCGCCTCGCTGTTGACCGGCCTGATCGTACAGTCAAATCAGAGTTTGTGACCGTACGGGTGACGACCGAAGATGAGGTACGGCTGCTTGGCGCACAGCTCTGCCAGCTTGGCGACGACGCCCGACGCGTTGGCGCGGCGACAACCGATCCGTTTCTTGCTCATATGCTGCTTGACCATGTGGCTAAAGTTCGCCTTGATATTGTTGAAGGGGAGCAGATTGACCGGCAGTGGCTCAATGCGCTTGATGATCATCATGCTGCTCTGGAGTTCTGTTTTATTCATGAGTTGGCTTCGGCAAAAGTACCGGGAGAGGTTCTTGCTCATATAGCAAGGGCAATGGCCGGTCGCGGCGTGCGACGGATGATGTTTTCGATTGAATCGGCCGAAGCAGTCTATGCCTATCGGAGGCTTTTGCAGCGTTTTTCTGCATCAGGCATCGATGCGCCGGTGATCATTCGTTACAGGGGTGATGATGCCGATCGTCTATCAACGCTTATCGAGTCATCAATTCAGACGGGAAGCCTCTTTTGTGACGGTATTGGCGATATGATAGCCCTTGAAACCGGGCTTGAGGCAGACGATGAACTCGCGCTTGCATTCAACATTCTGCAGGCCGCCCGGGTAAGGATGTCAAAAACAGAATTTATTTCATGTCCGGGATGCGGGAGAACCTATTTCGAGCTGGAAAAAACAGCCGGAATGATCAAGTCAAAAATGGCGCATCTCAAGGGCTTGAAAATCGGGATTATGGGCTGCATTGTCAACGGACCGGGTGAGATGGCTGACGCTGACTTCGGATATGTCGGTGCCGGCAAGGGGCGTGTATGCCTGTATGTCGGTAAAGAGTGCGTTGCACCCAACATTCCTGAACGTGACGCGGTTGAAAAGCTGATTGATCTTGTCAAGTCACGCGGGCGCTGGGTTGATCCGGTATAG
- a CDS encoding SDR family NAD(P)-dependent oxidoreductase — translation MSYTLITGASTGIGKAFALEFARCGHNLVLVARTKGRLEELASEIRRCNPVNVRICIMDFSDPASAEQVYRFCRKHALEVDVLVNCAGFGYAGGFDSMPLSAIEEMMQVNMLALAKLTRLFVQHMVAGGVGSVINIASMGGFQGVAFIGLYAATKSFIITLGEALHEEFRDKGIRVVTVCPGYIKTDFHARSGQNPSLSMLPVYDTSVVVRASIKGLAKNRVLVFPTLLDFLLVFLQRFTPRQIVLKIAAFLAPL, via the coding sequence ATGTCTTACACCCTGATTACCGGAGCATCGACGGGGATCGGCAAGGCATTTGCCCTCGAGTTCGCCCGTTGCGGGCATAATCTTGTGCTTGTTGCCCGCACAAAGGGTCGCCTGGAAGAACTTGCTTCAGAGATCCGGCGCTGCAATCCTGTCAATGTCAGGATCTGCATAATGGATTTTTCCGATCCGGCATCTGCAGAGCAGGTCTATCGGTTTTGCCGAAAACATGCGCTTGAGGTTGATGTGCTGGTTAACTGTGCAGGTTTCGGCTACGCGGGAGGCTTTGATTCCATGCCTTTGAGCGCCATTGAGGAGATGATGCAGGTCAATATGCTTGCACTTGCAAAACTGACCCGTCTGTTTGTTCAGCATATGGTTGCGGGGGGAGTCGGCAGTGTTATCAATATCGCTTCGATGGGCGGATTTCAGGGCGTGGCGTTTATCGGGCTGTATGCTGCAACCAAGTCATTCATCATTACGCTTGGCGAGGCGTTGCATGAGGAATTTCGTGATAAGGGCATCCGGGTTGTAACGGTCTGTCCGGGGTATATCAAAACGGATTTTCATGCCCGGTCAGGTCAGAACCCTTCATTGAGCATGCTTCCTGTCTATGATACTTCCGTTGTCGTCAGGGCATCGATCAAAGGGCTTGCAAAGAACCGTGTACTGGTTTTTCCAACACTCCTTGACTTTTTGCTTGTCTTTCTGCAGCGGTTCACTCCACGGCAGATAGTTCTGAAAATCGCCGCATTTCTGGCGCCCCTGTAG
- the secE gene encoding preprotein translocase subunit SecE, with amino-acid sequence MKTYLDKASRYYHDVLNEMRKVSWPSRDEVKDLTLVVLTVSGALAVFTFVVDWAITSFISQLL; translated from the coding sequence ATGAAAACCTATCTCGACAAAGCCAGCAGGTACTACCACGACGTTCTCAACGAGATGAGGAAGGTTTCCTGGCCGAGCAGGGATGAGGTTAAAGATCTTACGCTTGTGGTTCTGACTGTATCGGGAGCGCTTGCAGTGTTTACGTTTGTCGTTGATTGGGCGATCACCTCCTTCATTAGTCAATTGTTGTAA
- the nusG gene encoding transcription termination/antitermination protein NusG: protein MSDIKSDQDAQGLPKARWYALRIYSGHERKVKEGIESEVERLGLADKLLQVYVPYERFVEVKNGKKRSLTKNAFPGYVLIEAVLDKQTRNLIMDIPSVMGFLGVGDVPTPLRPDEVEKILEPESSVEQRSVVEAPFQIGDSVKVVDGPFSSLTGVVHEVCTERMKVKVMISFFGRSTPTELDFSQVKSVSQ, encoded by the coding sequence ATGAGTGATATAAAAAGCGATCAGGATGCTCAGGGCCTTCCTAAGGCTCGATGGTATGCGTTAAGAATATATTCCGGGCACGAAAGAAAGGTTAAAGAGGGGATAGAGAGTGAAGTGGAACGTCTCGGTCTCGCCGATAAACTCTTGCAGGTCTATGTCCCGTATGAACGATTCGTCGAGGTAAAAAACGGGAAGAAAAGAAGTCTCACCAAAAACGCGTTTCCCGGCTACGTGCTTATCGAGGCTGTTCTTGATAAGCAGACCAGGAATCTTATCATGGACATCCCTTCAGTTATGGGTTTTCTCGGGGTGGGCGATGTTCCTACACCGCTTCGTCCTGATGAGGTCGAGAAGATTCTTGAACCGGAAAGCTCTGTCGAACAGCGTTCAGTTGTTGAGGCTCCATTCCAGATTGGTGATTCCGTCAAGGTTGTTGACGGGCCATTCAGTTCTCTTACCGGTGTCGTCCACGAAGTCTGCACTGAAAGAATGAAGGTGAAGGTGATGATCAGTTTCTTCGGCCGCAGCACGCCTACCGAGCTGGATTTTTCCCAGGTTAAGTCAGTTTCTCAATAA
- the rplK gene encoding 50S ribosomal protein L11 → MAKKVVGFIKLQIPAGGANPAPPVGPALGQKGVNIMEFCKQFNAKTQSQAGTIIPVVITVFSDKSFTFITKTPPAAVLLIKEAGLQKGSGEPNKNKVGTVSKEQVRKIAELKMPDLNAVDVEGAMQMVMGTARSMGIVVED, encoded by the coding sequence ATGGCAAAAAAGGTAGTTGGGTTTATTAAGTTGCAAATTCCGGCAGGCGGCGCTAATCCTGCCCCTCCCGTAGGTCCTGCGCTTGGTCAGAAAGGCGTGAATATCATGGAGTTCTGTAAGCAGTTCAATGCTAAGACCCAGTCTCAGGCAGGAACTATCATTCCTGTTGTGATTACGGTTTTCTCCGACAAATCATTCACCTTCATCACCAAGACTCCTCCTGCGGCAGTTCTCCTTATCAAGGAGGCCGGTCTTCAGAAGGGATCTGGAGAGCCGAACAAGAACAAGGTCGGTACCGTGTCTAAAGAGCAGGTGCGCAAGATCGCCGAATTGAAGATGCCTGATCTTAATGCAGTTGACGTCGAAGGCGCTATGCAGATGGTCATGGGTACAGCGAGAAGTATGGGGATCGTCGTCGAGGATTGA
- the rplA gene encoding 50S ribosomal protein L1 encodes MAGKNYKNALGKFTAQAEYDLPSAIELVKEMTTVKFDASVDVALKLGVDPRHADQVVRGTVMLPHGTGKTVSVLVICNEAKATEAEEAGADFVGFEDYIEKIQNGWTDVDVIIATPDVMGKLGRVGKILGPRGLMPNPKSGTVTMDVAKAVSEVKAGKIEFRVDKAGNVHAPVGKVSFGADQLVENVLSFVKEVVRLKPSAAKGQYLQSMSVSSTMSPGVRVKKEKFVA; translated from the coding sequence ATGGCTGGAAAGAATTACAAAAACGCGTTAGGTAAGTTCACTGCCCAGGCAGAATATGATCTTCCTTCCGCTATTGAGCTTGTCAAGGAGATGACGACGGTCAAGTTTGATGCATCGGTTGACGTTGCGCTCAAACTCGGAGTCGATCCGCGTCATGCTGATCAGGTTGTCCGTGGAACGGTCATGCTTCCGCATGGTACCGGAAAAACGGTATCCGTACTGGTCATCTGCAACGAGGCTAAAGCTACCGAGGCTGAAGAGGCCGGGGCGGACTTTGTAGGCTTTGAGGATTACATTGAAAAAATTCAGAACGGATGGACCGATGTCGATGTCATTATCGCGACACCTGATGTTATGGGTAAACTTGGCCGGGTCGGTAAGATCCTCGGACCGCGCGGCTTGATGCCAAATCCGAAATCCGGTACAGTGACTATGGATGTCGCCAAGGCTGTCAGTGAAGTTAAGGCCGGTAAAATTGAATTCAGGGTGGATAAAGCAGGCAACGTCCATGCTCCAGTCGGAAAGGTCTCATTCGGGGCCGACCAGCTTGTCGAAAACGTGTTGAGTTTCGTTAAAGAGGTTGTGCGTCTGAAACCTTCAGCTGCCAAAGGGCAGTATCTGCAGAGCATGTCCGTCTCGAGCACCATGTCTCCCGGTGTGCGAGTCAAGAAAGAGAAGTTTGTTGCCTAA
- the rplJ gene encoding 50S ribosomal protein L10: protein MKRDKKELIVQQVTEKLEKAQGIYLTDFQGLDVAKMAELRNEFRKVGVEYRVVKNTLVKKALENVAGGDRLAEGLYNTTGVAIGYDDPIVAAKVIEKFSKKNENLKFKMAAIDGSVFEASQLPQLASMLSKVENIGRVAGLVNNMVASVPMVVNAVMRDLVSVLDQVAKQKQ, encoded by the coding sequence ATGAAGCGAGATAAAAAAGAGCTGATTGTACAGCAAGTTACTGAAAAACTCGAAAAGGCTCAGGGAATCTACCTGACTGATTTTCAGGGACTTGATGTCGCTAAGATGGCTGAATTGCGCAACGAGTTCCGTAAGGTTGGTGTTGAGTACCGTGTTGTCAAAAATACCCTTGTCAAAAAAGCGCTTGAGAATGTCGCCGGTGGTGACCGTCTTGCAGAGGGGCTCTACAATACGACAGGTGTGGCTATCGGTTATGACGATCCGATCGTAGCAGCCAAGGTGATCGAAAAGTTCAGCAAGAAAAACGAGAACCTCAAATTCAAGATGGCCGCTATCGACGGCTCTGTTTTCGAGGCATCCCAGCTTCCTCAACTTGCCAGTATGCTGAGCAAGGTTGAGAATATCGGCAGGGTGGCAGGTCTCGTCAACAACATGGTCGCTTCGGTGCCTATGGTTGTCAATGCTGTTATGAGAGATCTGGTTTCTGTACTCGATCAGGTCGCCAAGCAGAAACAGTAA
- the rplL gene encoding 50S ribosomal protein L7/L12 → MASIETLVEEIGKLSLTEASELVKALEEKFGVSAAPAVIAGGMAAAPAGDAAAQEEKTEFDVELKAAGANKINVIKVVRSITGLGLKEAKEVVDGAPKVVKEAVSKEEAEKIAKELKDAGAEVELK, encoded by the coding sequence ATGGCATCTATTGAAACACTCGTAGAGGAAATTGGTAAGTTGTCGCTTACTGAAGCTTCCGAGTTGGTCAAAGCTTTGGAAGAGAAGTTTGGTGTGAGTGCTGCACCGGCAGTAATCGCTGGTGGTATGGCTGCAGCTCCTGCAGGTGACGCAGCAGCTCAGGAAGAGAAAACTGAGTTTGATGTTGAGCTTAAAGCAGCTGGCGCTAACAAAATCAACGTTATCAAAGTTGTCCGTTCTATCACTGGTCTTGGCCTGAAAGAAGCCAAAGAGGTCGTTGACGGAGCACCTAAAGTTGTCAAAGAAGCTGTCAGTAAAGAAGAAGCAGAAAAGATTGCTAAAGAACTCAAGGACGCAGGCGCTGAAGTTGAGTTGAAGTGA